From the genome of Bradyrhizobium sp. SZCCHNS1050, one region includes:
- a CDS encoding NADP-dependent malic enzyme, whose translation MSSSYSEDLRSAALAYHRLPRPGKLEIQATKPLANQRDLALAYSPGVAAACTEIAGNPAEAASLTARANLVAVVSNGTAVLGLGNIGPLASKPVMEGKAVLFKKFAGIDVFDIEIAADTIDRVVETVAALEPTFGGINLEDIKGPECFEIEARLKERMKIPVFHDDQHGTAIIVGAAIKNALSLAGKQLSEVKIVTSGAGAAAIACLNLLVSMGAQCKNIWVCDIDGVVHEGRNTLMDPWKAVYAQKTDKRTLAEVIGGADIFLGLSAGGVLKPELLKQMAEKPLIMALANPNPEIMPEEARAARPDAMICTGRSDFPNQVNNVLCFPFIFRGALDVGATAINEAMKQAAVDAIAQLAQDPPSDAVSRGFDTGETQGFGPGSLIPSPFDPRLILRIAPAVARAAMESGVATRPITNFDEYTALLERFAFRSGLVMKPVFAKAKTQPVRVIYAEGEDERVLRATQVVLEEKLARPILVGRPSVVEARIKRFGLSIKAGRDFDLINPEDDPRYRSYVQSYIEVAGRRGVTPDAARTVVRTNATVIAALAVVRGEADAMICGVEGRYMSHLRHVREIIGFMPGVSDYAALALTITSKGAYFIGDTQVRPDPTAEELAEMASLAANHVTRFNIKPKIAFVSHSDFGGYDTDSSRKMRQATALLKQHRPDLEADGEMQGDTALSATARKAILPHSDLEGSANVLIMPNLDAANVAYQMIKVLADAVPVGPILIGPARPAHILTPSVTARGILNMTAVAAVEAQERAGRAQPTLFA comes from the coding sequence ATGTCGTCGTCCTATTCTGAAGATCTTCGTTCCGCAGCCCTGGCCTATCACCGCCTGCCGCGGCCCGGCAAGCTGGAGATCCAGGCCACCAAGCCGCTCGCCAACCAGCGCGACCTGGCGCTGGCCTATTCTCCCGGCGTTGCCGCTGCGTGCACCGAGATCGCCGGCAACCCGGCCGAGGCCGCCTCACTGACCGCGCGGGCCAACCTGGTGGCCGTCGTCTCCAACGGGACCGCCGTGCTCGGGCTCGGCAATATTGGCCCGCTGGCCTCCAAGCCGGTGATGGAGGGCAAGGCGGTCCTGTTCAAGAAATTCGCCGGGATCGACGTGTTCGACATCGAGATTGCGGCCGACACGATCGACCGGGTGGTCGAGACGGTCGCGGCGCTGGAGCCGACCTTCGGCGGCATCAACCTCGAGGACATCAAGGGACCGGAATGCTTCGAGATCGAGGCGCGGCTCAAGGAGCGCATGAAGATCCCGGTCTTCCATGACGACCAGCACGGCACCGCGATCATCGTCGGCGCCGCGATCAAGAATGCGCTGTCCCTGGCGGGCAAGCAGCTCTCCGAGGTCAAGATCGTGACCTCCGGCGCGGGCGCCGCTGCCATCGCCTGCCTCAACCTGCTGGTGTCGATGGGCGCGCAGTGCAAGAACATCTGGGTCTGCGACATCGACGGTGTCGTCCATGAGGGCCGCAACACGCTGATGGATCCCTGGAAGGCGGTCTATGCGCAGAAGACCGACAAGCGGACCCTGGCCGAGGTGATCGGCGGCGCGGACATCTTCCTCGGGCTGTCCGCCGGCGGCGTGCTGAAGCCGGAGCTGCTCAAGCAGATGGCCGAGAAGCCGCTGATCATGGCGCTCGCCAATCCCAACCCCGAGATCATGCCGGAGGAGGCGCGCGCGGCACGGCCGGACGCGATGATCTGCACGGGGCGTTCGGACTTCCCGAACCAAGTCAACAACGTGCTCTGCTTCCCGTTCATCTTCCGCGGCGCGCTCGACGTCGGCGCCACCGCGATCAACGAGGCGATGAAGCAGGCCGCGGTCGATGCGATCGCGCAGCTCGCCCAGGACCCGCCGTCGGACGCGGTGTCCCGCGGCTTCGATACCGGCGAGACCCAGGGCTTTGGTCCGGGCTCGTTGATCCCCTCGCCATTCGATCCGCGCCTGATCCTGCGCATTGCGCCGGCGGTGGCGAGGGCGGCGATGGAGTCCGGCGTCGCCACGCGGCCGATCACCAATTTCGACGAGTACACTGCGCTGCTGGAGCGTTTCGCGTTCCGCTCCGGCCTGGTGATGAAGCCGGTGTTCGCCAAGGCAAAGACGCAGCCGGTCCGCGTGATCTATGCCGAGGGCGAGGACGAGCGCGTGTTGCGCGCCACCCAGGTGGTACTGGAGGAGAAGCTGGCGAGGCCGATCCTGGTCGGCCGTCCTTCCGTGGTCGAGGCCCGCATCAAGCGCTTCGGCCTGTCGATCAAGGCCGGGCGTGATTTCGACCTGATCAACCCCGAGGACGATCCGCGCTACCGCTCCTATGTGCAGAGCTATATCGAGGTCGCGGGACGGCGCGGCGTGACGCCGGATGCGGCGCGCACGGTGGTGCGCACGAATGCCACCGTGATTGCGGCGCTCGCTGTCGTCAGGGGCGAGGCGGATGCGATGATCTGCGGCGTCGAGGGACGCTATATGAGCCATCTGCGCCACGTCCGTGAGATCATCGGCTTCATGCCGGGGGTCAGCGACTACGCGGCGCTGGCGCTCACCATCACCAGCAAGGGCGCCTATTTCATCGGCGACACCCAGGTGCGGCCGGATCCCACCGCCGAGGAACTCGCAGAGATGGCCTCGCTGGCGGCCAACCACGTCACGCGTTTCAACATCAAGCCGAAGATCGCCTTCGTCTCGCACTCGGATTTCGGCGGCTACGACACGGATTCGTCGCGCAAGATGCGGCAGGCGACGGCATTGCTGAAGCAGCATCGTCCCGACCTCGAGGCCGACGGCGAGATGCAGGGCGACACCGCGCTGTCGGCGACCGCGCGCAAGGCGATTTTGCCGCATTCGGATCTCGAAGGCTCGGCCAACGTCCTGATCATGCCGAATCTCGACGCCGCCAACGTCGCCTATCAGATGATCAAGGTGCTGGCGGATGCGGTGCCGGTGGGGCCGATCCTGATCGGTCCGGCGCGGCCGGCGCATATCCTGACGCCGTCGGTGACGGCGCGCGGCATTCTCAACATGACAGCGGTGGCCGCGGTCGAAGCCCAGGAACGGGCGGGGAGGGCGCAGCCGACGCTGTTCGCGTGA
- a CDS encoding DoxX family protein, translating into MPGFITFGRVLFAVIFIYTGATKLFGIPATADLIAAKVTIPTMLAPYAAQLEAAAKMPMPQILAIAAGAFEVLAGVMIALNLLGRFFAALMIVFVGATIFYFHDFWNQAPPDNAKTLIDALKNLSIIGALFMIFGYGKGPKAPEQSAYGDI; encoded by the coding sequence ATGCCGGGTTTCATTACATTCGGGCGCGTTCTGTTCGCCGTGATCTTCATCTACACGGGCGCGACCAAGCTGTTCGGCATTCCCGCCACCGCCGATCTCATCGCCGCCAAGGTCACGATTCCCACGATGCTCGCGCCCTATGCGGCGCAGCTCGAGGCCGCTGCCAAGATGCCGATGCCGCAGATCCTGGCGATCGCGGCCGGCGCGTTCGAGGTGCTCGCCGGCGTGATGATCGCGCTCAACCTTCTCGGACGTTTCTTCGCGGCTCTGATGATCGTGTTCGTCGGCGCGACCATCTTCTACTTCCATGACTTCTGGAACCAGGCCCCGCCCGACAACGCCAAGACCCTGATCGACGCGCTGAAGAACCTGTCGATCATCGGCGCGCTGTTCATGATCTTCGGCTATGGCAAGGGTCCGAAAGCGCCCGAGCAGAGCGCGTATGGAGACATCTAG